From the Pyramidobacter porci genome, one window contains:
- a CDS encoding NRAMP family divalent metal transporter, which produces MDQNKGKSTLQVLLGAAFLMATSAIGPGFLTQTTVFTRQLLASAAFAIAVTIVVTAVVQLNIWRIICVSKLRAQDVANRVIPGLGYLLAFAVALGGLAFNVGNVGGAALGLNTMIGLNVQVGAAVSAAIAVFIFLNRDLGKAMDRFTQLLGFLMIALMLYVAFKAAPPVALAAKETVMPSTVNWMIILTLIGGTVGGYISFSGAHRLIDAGVYDVRDATKSAVNGIVVTSIMRILLFLAVLGVVYVAAGQPAVVLDAANPAADAFRKGAGEVGYRMFGVVLWAAGVTSVIGASYTSVSFLRSLFAAVDRNYRWWMIGFICASTAINIFIARPVALLIVAGSINGLILPLALASILLGAYKKDVVGPEYRHPAWLTGAGWVVVAFTLWMGVKALPNIMKIFS; this is translated from the coding sequence ATGGATCAGAACAAAGGGAAAAGCACCTTGCAGGTCCTTCTCGGCGCGGCGTTTCTGATGGCGACGTCGGCCATCGGTCCGGGATTTTTGACGCAGACGACGGTCTTCACGCGGCAGCTCTTGGCTTCGGCGGCTTTCGCCATCGCCGTGACGATCGTGGTGACGGCGGTCGTACAGCTCAACATCTGGCGCATCATCTGCGTCTCGAAGCTGCGCGCCCAGGACGTGGCCAATCGGGTCATTCCCGGCCTGGGGTATCTGCTCGCCTTCGCCGTAGCGCTCGGCGGCCTGGCGTTCAACGTCGGCAACGTCGGCGGCGCGGCGCTGGGGCTGAACACGATGATCGGGCTCAACGTGCAGGTCGGCGCGGCCGTCAGCGCGGCGATCGCCGTTTTCATCTTCCTCAACAGGGATCTCGGCAAGGCGATGGACCGCTTCACGCAGCTGCTCGGCTTCCTGATGATCGCGCTGATGCTCTACGTGGCGTTCAAGGCCGCGCCGCCGGTGGCTCTGGCGGCGAAAGAGACGGTGATGCCGAGCACGGTCAACTGGATGATCATCCTGACGCTGATCGGCGGCACGGTGGGCGGCTACATCTCCTTCTCCGGCGCGCATCGCCTCATCGACGCGGGCGTGTACGACGTGCGCGACGCGACGAAGAGCGCCGTGAACGGCATCGTCGTCACGTCGATCATGCGTATTCTGCTGTTCCTTGCCGTGCTCGGCGTGGTTTACGTGGCAGCCGGACAGCCGGCGGTAGTGCTCGACGCGGCCAACCCCGCCGCCGACGCCTTCCGCAAGGGCGCCGGCGAGGTCGGCTACCGCATGTTCGGCGTGGTGCTGTGGGCCGCGGGCGTGACCTCGGTGATCGGCGCCTCCTACACCTCCGTGTCGTTCCTGCGTTCGCTGTTCGCCGCGGTGGACCGCAACTACCGCTGGTGGATGATCGGCTTCATCTGCGCCTCGACGGCGATCAACATTTTCATCGCCCGCCCGGTGGCGCTGCTGATCGTGGCCGGCTCGATCAACGGGCTGATCCTGCCGCTGGCGCTGGCTTCGATCCTGCTCGGCGCGTACAAGAAAGACGTGGTCGGCCCGGAGTACCGTCATCCGGCGTGGCTGACGGGAGCCGGCTGGGTCGTGGTCGCTTTCACGCTGTGGATGGGCGTGAAGGCGCTGCCCAACATTATGAAGATCTTCTCGTAG
- the pxpB gene encoding 5-oxoprolinase subunit PxpB, whose amino-acid sequence MEAKILPAGETCLFVDFGEVIDLAVNGRVQALARELSERPFRGMKELVPTYRSLSVYFDPQSVDLPALRKRLEAELANPSAAERRERREVRVPVCFGGEFGPDLGEVAAHTGLTEEEVVKRYCDSPLYCYMNGFTPGFPYLGGMDPSLTTPRLKTPRELIPANSVAIGGAQAGAYSIASPGGWRIIGRVPYDLYDPRRDPAVAITSGLWVKFYPVGNERYAEIQTQIKSGEYRIEYAEREASA is encoded by the coding sequence ATGGAAGCGAAGATCCTGCCGGCCGGCGAGACGTGTCTGTTCGTCGACTTCGGCGAGGTGATCGACCTGGCGGTGAACGGCCGCGTGCAGGCGCTGGCGCGGGAGCTCTCCGAGCGGCCGTTCCGCGGCATGAAAGAATTGGTGCCGACGTACCGTTCGCTGTCGGTCTATTTCGATCCGCAGTCGGTCGATCTGCCGGCGCTGCGCAAGCGGCTTGAGGCCGAGCTGGCCAACCCCTCTGCCGCGGAGCGAAGGGAGAGGCGCGAAGTGCGCGTGCCGGTCTGTTTCGGCGGCGAGTTCGGCCCCGATCTGGGCGAGGTAGCCGCGCACACCGGCCTGACGGAAGAGGAAGTGGTGAAGCGCTACTGCGATTCGCCGCTCTACTGTTACATGAACGGTTTCACGCCGGGATTTCCCTATCTGGGCGGCATGGATCCGTCGCTGACCACACCGCGGCTGAAGACGCCGCGCGAGCTGATCCCCGCCAACAGCGTCGCCATCGGCGGCGCGCAGGCCGGCGCCTATTCGATCGCCAGCCCCGGCGGCTGGCGCATCATCGGCCGCGTCCCCTACGACCTTTACGATCCGCGGCGCGATCCGGCCGTAGCGATCACGTCGGGACTGTGGGTAAAGTTCTACCCGGTCGGCAACGAACGGTACGCGGAAATCCAGACGCAGATCAAAAGCGGCGAATACCGCATCGAATACGCGGAAAGGGAGGCGAGCGCATGA